Proteins encoded in a region of the Isosphaeraceae bacterium EP7 genome:
- a CDS encoding DNA-binding protein, whose translation MAQFYTLEEAARVLGMSPEELKVKAQHREVRAFMDGGTWQFRVADVDELARRRGLGSDPELSLSDLDLDIPAGSDSHNLDLSEFQLGVVNPDLGPPTVNLSADSGDDLDILLDETTLPPGPSSGSSSTILGMKPSGKRPSDSDVRLVPDLTMRGSSDSDVRLSPQAKMPSDSDVTLISDISSDDLAPVLPGSRSGDTSFQPSPSLGSSDELHAIESDSDFELSSPSSNLIDALQPESGSDFELTALDASSDEFEATPLSPADSDVTAAEPSLSGINLGRPSDSGINLLGPGAFDLSQADSIELAPLDGDEPAPKAPPRPVTRPAAAAAPKAPDKDIFEDTDFEVDALGTDESGDDRTVQLEAASDFELEDSDSASEVFAIDEDDVDQNAATAMAPALLEEEDDEDAFGDLGGAAASGDSAGSGWDVEREDDATGSRAAPAAMMASSASSAEWGGLWVGVLGAAAVFTLVLALVSLDLVRNLYEFRGDTPASGLIRSLAGLVG comes from the coding sequence ATGGCGCAGTTCTATACGCTGGAAGAGGCAGCCCGCGTCCTCGGGATGAGCCCCGAGGAGCTGAAGGTCAAGGCGCAACATCGCGAGGTCCGCGCGTTCATGGACGGCGGGACCTGGCAGTTCCGCGTCGCCGATGTCGACGAGCTGGCACGCCGCAGGGGCCTGGGCAGCGACCCCGAGCTGTCCCTGTCCGACCTCGACCTGGACATTCCCGCCGGCTCCGACAGCCACAACCTGGACCTCTCCGAGTTCCAGCTCGGCGTGGTCAACCCCGACCTGGGGCCCCCCACGGTCAACCTCTCGGCCGACTCCGGCGACGACCTGGACATCCTGCTCGACGAGACGACCCTGCCCCCCGGCCCCTCCTCGGGCTCCAGCTCGACGATCCTGGGGATGAAGCCCTCGGGCAAGCGCCCCAGCGACTCCGACGTGCGGCTGGTGCCCGACCTGACCATGCGCGGGTCGAGCGACTCCGACGTGCGGCTCTCGCCTCAGGCGAAGATGCCCAGCGACTCCGACGTGACGCTCATCAGCGACATCTCGTCGGATGACCTGGCCCCGGTCCTCCCCGGCTCGCGGTCGGGCGACACCTCCTTCCAGCCGAGCCCCTCGCTCGGCAGCTCGGACGAGCTCCATGCGATCGAGTCGGACAGCGACTTCGAGCTCTCCAGCCCGTCGTCGAACCTGATCGACGCCCTCCAGCCGGAGTCGGGCAGCGACTTCGAGCTGACGGCCCTGGACGCCAGCAGCGACGAGTTCGAGGCGACCCCGCTGTCGCCGGCCGACTCCGACGTGACGGCCGCCGAGCCGTCGCTCTCGGGCATCAACCTGGGCCGGCCCAGCGACTCGGGCATCAACCTGCTCGGCCCCGGCGCCTTCGACCTGAGCCAGGCCGACTCGATCGAGCTGGCCCCGCTCGACGGCGACGAGCCCGCCCCCAAGGCCCCGCCCAGGCCGGTCACCAGGCCGGCCGCCGCAGCCGCCCCCAAGGCCCCCGACAAGGACATCTTCGAGGACACCGACTTCGAGGTCGACGCCCTCGGCACCGACGAGTCGGGCGACGACCGGACGGTGCAGCTCGAGGCCGCCAGCGACTTCGAGCTGGAGGATTCCGACAGCGCCTCGGAAGTCTTCGCCATCGACGAGGACGACGTCGATCAGAACGCCGCCACCGCCATGGCCCCGGCCTTGCTCGAAGAAGAAGACGATGAGGATGCCTTCGGCGACCTGGGCGGCGCGGCCGCCAGCGGCGACTCGGCCGGCAGCGGCTGGGACGTGGAGCGCGAGGACGACGCCACCGGCTCACGCGCCGCGCCGGCCGCGATGATGGCCAGCTCCGCGTCGTCGGCCGAGTGGGGCGGCCTCTGGGTCGGCGTCCTCGGTGCCGCTGCCGTGTTCACGC